A genome region from Mercenaria mercenaria strain notata chromosome 11, MADL_Memer_1, whole genome shotgun sequence includes the following:
- the LOC128546550 gene encoding uncharacterized protein LOC128546550: protein MPVWIVLTFGFMMVCFGIGSTIPSDGKEGRDFFYNEAQGRRQSCSEFCDLPSDYPISCKNWCYDYKPKNRTREVSSVMPQSQAPAENNQDLPYTQHINFIALIVTGVCIISLVITGFALRKCISRRLQPFVERLHEMFCEHLTDAHQTSEQPSEQSEQLISPQSGPQNVCSRQGSQPVDRCLQAPDNS from the exons ATGCCAGTTTGGATTGTACTGACTTTTGGGTTTATGATGGTGTGCTTTGGGATAGGAA GTACCATACCATCAGATGGAAAAGAAGGCAGGGATTTCTTCTACAATGAAGCTCAAGGACGTAGACAATCTTGTTCAGAGTTCTGTGATTTACCCTCCGACTACCCTATCTCCTGCAAAAACTGGTGTTATG ATTATAAACCGAAAAACAGGACTCGTGAAGTTTCCAGTGTAATGCCGCAAAGCCAGGCTCCAGCTGAGAACAATCAAGACCTACCTTATACACAACATATTAACTTTATTGCACTGATTGTGACAGGTGTGTGCATCATCTCTCTAGTGATCACAGGGTTTGCATTACGCAAGTGTATTAGTAGAAGGTTACAGCCATTTGTAGAAAGACTTCatgaaatgttttgtgaacacttaACAGATGCTCATCAGACAAGTGAACAGCCCTCGGAGCAGTCGGAGCAATTGATCTCACCCCAGTCAGGACCCCAAAATGTATGCTCCCGACAAGGATCACAGCCAGTTGATAGATGTTTGCAAGCACCTGATAACTCTTGA